The Nitrospira sp. genome contains a region encoding:
- a CDS encoding septal ring lytic transglycosylase RlpA family protein, with translation MQLDVGIKDRGVASWYGEQFHGRQAANGALFDMEALTAAHRTIPLGSVVRVVNLTNGKHLYVRITDRGPYEKGRILDLSRRAAVQLGMEHEGLAHVQVEIVGERHPELILLSERFSERATSLLAAAGPEFDRTSPGMASPARNFIGDLWIERRNRWALAMLVADHPAQVPVASLVIN, from the coding sequence ATGCAACTCGATGTCGGGATCAAGGATCGAGGAGTGGCTTCATGGTACGGTGAACAGTTTCACGGAAGACAAGCTGCGAACGGCGCGCTATTCGATATGGAAGCCCTGACGGCTGCGCATAGAACTATTCCTCTTGGGAGTGTGGTGCGTGTGGTTAATTTGACCAATGGGAAACACCTCTATGTGCGGATTACCGACCGTGGTCCTTACGAAAAAGGTCGGATTCTTGATCTTTCCCGTCGTGCGGCCGTGCAGTTGGGTATGGAGCATGAAGGGTTGGCGCATGTGCAAGTGGAGATCGTTGGTGAGCGCCATCCGGAGCTGATCTTGCTTTCAGAACGATTCTCAGAACGAGCTACGTCACTTCTTGCCGCTGCCGGGCCGGAATTTGACCGGACTTCCCCTGGCATGGCTTCTCCAGCTCGAAATTTCATAGGCGATCTTTGGATCGAGAGGCGCAATCGCTGGGCGCTTGCGATGCTCGTTGCGGATCATCCGGCGCAGGTTCCGGTCGCCTCATTGGTCATCAACTAA
- a CDS encoding GldG family protein — protein sequence MNLKSLPFGLLGVVLGIGGMIAYSLRPDWLWAVTIAEGLGLLCLVLFFVLHFETVKAFSGRRSTKMGLNSFLMIVLVSGILIIVNFLASRHSIRWDLSENQNFTLAPQTHRILRTLARDVKITVFTREKDPGYQAYKERLESYRQASTKLAVEFIDPEKQPKLAQNYGIFRTDTAIFESNGQTIRVTSPSEVELTGALLRISKDAKKRIVFVEGHSELSVEDKDRNGLSLAKEALTRQGYEVGTISLLKESAVPDNTSVLVLAGPRRAVMKEEQDRIQTYVEKGGHLLVLADPDTQTGLESLLAHWGLGLGPGVLVDLQDRLAQGDLTALLVRTFTEHEITQDLTSAVLLPLSRHVMFDELVGKDWDFVPLARTSPNSWAETNMQGRVVSLNEKEDVKGPLPMAAALAPKKAPEEGKPRPAIVVIGNSTFVSNAFFNFPGNSDFFLHTTGWLAEERDLISIAPKEPALRPFTPNPTQERALIYIQVVFLPLMTFLTGIIVWRKRRRL from the coding sequence ATGAACCTGAAATCCCTTCCCTTCGGCCTGCTCGGAGTCGTGCTCGGAATCGGGGGCATGATTGCGTACAGCCTTAGACCTGATTGGCTGTGGGCGGTCACGATCGCGGAAGGGTTGGGATTGCTCTGCCTGGTGCTGTTCTTTGTCTTGCACTTCGAGACCGTCAAAGCCTTTTCCGGCCGGCGTTCGACCAAGATGGGGCTGAACAGCTTTCTCATGATCGTGCTCGTTTCGGGTATTCTGATCATCGTGAACTTTTTGGCGTCTCGGCACTCGATACGCTGGGACCTATCGGAAAACCAGAACTTCACGCTCGCACCGCAAACTCATCGGATCCTGAGAACCTTGGCGCGCGACGTCAAAATCACCGTCTTCACGAGGGAAAAAGATCCCGGCTACCAGGCCTATAAGGAGCGACTGGAGAGTTATCGACAAGCCTCCACGAAGCTCGCCGTAGAGTTCATCGATCCGGAGAAACAGCCAAAGCTCGCCCAAAACTACGGAATTTTCCGAACCGATACCGCGATTTTTGAGAGCAACGGCCAAACGATCCGCGTCACCTCACCGTCGGAAGTGGAATTGACCGGTGCCCTGCTTCGGATATCCAAGGACGCCAAGAAACGCATCGTGTTTGTCGAGGGGCACAGCGAGTTGAGTGTCGAGGATAAGGATCGCAACGGCCTTTCCCTTGCCAAAGAAGCCCTGACTCGCCAAGGCTATGAAGTCGGCACTATCTCGCTCCTGAAGGAATCGGCCGTGCCGGACAACACCTCAGTGTTGGTCTTGGCCGGCCCACGCCGCGCCGTGATGAAAGAAGAGCAGGATCGTATTCAGACCTACGTCGAGAAGGGCGGCCATCTTTTGGTTCTGGCCGATCCCGATACTCAGACTGGTTTGGAGTCACTACTCGCCCATTGGGGACTCGGCTTGGGCCCCGGGGTCTTGGTGGACTTACAGGATCGATTGGCCCAGGGAGACCTTACCGCGCTGTTGGTCAGAACGTTCACTGAACATGAGATCACCCAGGATCTCACCTCTGCCGTGCTGTTGCCGCTGTCCCGACACGTGATGTTCGACGAACTCGTCGGAAAAGACTGGGACTTCGTGCCGCTGGCCCGTACGTCGCCGAACAGCTGGGCTGAAACAAACATGCAGGGCCGGGTCGTGAGCCTGAACGAAAAGGAAGACGTGAAAGGACCGCTACCCATGGCCGCAGCGCTGGCGCCTAAGAAGGCTCCTGAAGAAGGGAAACCGCGTCCGGCTATCGTGGTGATCGGCAACTCCACGTTTGTGTCCAACGCGTTTTTCAATTTTCCCGGCAACAGCGACTTTTTCCTCCACACGACGGGTTGGCTCGCAGAAGAACGCGACTTGATTTCCATCGCGCCAAAGGAGCCTGCGTTGCGGC
- a CDS encoding ATP-binding cassette domain-containing protein — MIDVQNITKRYGHHTAIDRVTFSVAKGEVLAFLGPNGAGKTTTMRILTCFMPATEGSAKVAGYDCTDQPLEVKRQIGYLPETPPVYQELTVTEYLTFVGRLRGITGSKLTSALDQSVGRLEIGSVRHRLIGNLSRGYRQRVGLAQALLHDPPVLILDEPTVGLDPKQIIEIRELIKSLAGSHSVILSTHILPEATAVCQRVVIINKGRIVAEDTPEQLSARLRQSEKISITLKTCPADCEMKLRTISGILNVLPGQAGGTFLIECELGHDLRDEIARVVVSNQWGLLELRTVSMTLEDVFLQLTRHEDHLSEPAEAMVSTASAERTDA; from the coding sequence GTGATCGACGTTCAGAACATTACCAAACGATACGGCCATCACACGGCTATTGATCGCGTCACTTTCTCCGTGGCCAAGGGAGAAGTCTTGGCGTTCCTTGGTCCCAACGGCGCGGGTAAAACGACTACCATGCGGATCCTGACTTGTTTCATGCCGGCGACGGAGGGCAGTGCGAAAGTGGCCGGCTATGACTGCACCGATCAACCACTGGAGGTCAAGCGGCAGATCGGATACCTACCGGAAACTCCACCGGTCTATCAAGAACTGACGGTCACCGAATATCTGACCTTCGTTGGACGACTTCGCGGGATCACAGGATCTAAGCTGACATCCGCGCTCGACCAATCAGTCGGACGGCTCGAAATCGGCTCCGTACGTCACCGGCTGATCGGCAACCTTTCCCGTGGGTATCGTCAGCGTGTAGGACTGGCACAAGCGCTACTGCACGATCCCCCGGTACTGATCCTCGACGAACCGACGGTCGGTCTCGATCCCAAACAGATCATTGAAATCCGGGAACTCATCAAGAGCTTGGCCGGCTCGCATTCAGTCATTCTCAGCACCCATATCCTCCCGGAAGCGACGGCGGTCTGCCAACGAGTGGTCATTATCAATAAGGGGCGGATCGTCGCGGAGGATACTCCCGAACAATTGTCGGCCCGGCTGCGTCAATCGGAGAAAATTTCGATTACCCTCAAGACATGCCCGGCCGACTGCGAGATGAAGCTCCGCACGATCTCCGGCATCTTGAATGTTCTCCCAGGGCAGGCAGGGGGCACTTTCCTCATCGAGTGCGAACTGGGTCACGATCTGCGGGACGAGATCGCACGTGTGGTGGTCTCAAACCAGTGGGGATTGCTCGAACTCCGCACCGTGTCTATGACATTGGAAGACGTGTTTCTCCAACTCACGCGCCACGAGGACCATCTCTCAGAGCCGGCGGAAGCCATGGTCAGCACGGCCTCTGCTGAAAGGACGGACGCGTAG
- the glgP gene encoding alpha-glucan family phosphorylase, whose translation MDSQNNDVTSSSNPLPQSLNRLPELARNLWWSWTLEARQLFEVIDPTLWFLTNHNPVKLLADVKTDRLTRLAEDPAFLRQYSAVFRLFDEYLANKKSWVGTHHADMTKTTIAYFSAEFGLHASVPIYSGGLGILAGDHCKEASDLGLSLVGIGFMYPQGYFRQRITPEGWQEAAYAPFNRDESPVHPALTPAGEPCRFAVEMGNRRVTAAVWKVLVGRIPLFLIDTDVPENSPEDRALSARLYGGDQEMRLCQEILLGIGGVRMLRSLGISPSVWHANEGHSAFLTLERVRELVQKGSSHAEASELVRQSTVFTTHTPVPAGHDVFPHYLMDRYFAGYWEQLSLSRDEFLRLGETPESRGQGFNMTALVMRLSAHVNGVSREHGRVTREMWHHFWPGLPTDQIPIRSVTNGIHAPTWISPELHHLYSKSLSPTWTHTCDDPAMWQRVMDIPDHELWTVRQTMKRKLMGFIRDRARNGWMHGHLQPSQVLTRGTLLDPEALTIGFARRFATYKRATLLFRDLDRLKALLQDRWKPVQLIFAGKAHPADEPGRYFIHEVLSFCHDHKLGGRVAFLEDYEMHMAKYLVQGVDIWLNTPRFPLEASGTSGMKAALNGVLNLSVLDGWWVEGYNGANGWGIQPLSEQADPQAQDHHDTEQLYRMLEQEVVPLFYQRDRDGIPRGWLQMVKECIRTIAPQFCTTRMVKDYVSLMYRGATVRLPTTW comes from the coding sequence GTGGATTCTCAGAATAATGACGTAACCAGTTCCTCCAATCCTCTCCCCCAGAGCCTCAACCGCCTGCCTGAACTGGCGCGGAACCTGTGGTGGAGCTGGACCTTGGAAGCTCGTCAACTGTTCGAAGTGATCGATCCGACCTTGTGGTTTCTCACCAACCATAATCCGGTCAAACTCCTTGCTGATGTCAAGACGGACCGGCTCACGCGCTTGGCCGAGGATCCCGCGTTTCTCCGTCAATACTCGGCCGTGTTCCGCCTGTTTGACGAGTATCTTGCCAACAAAAAGAGTTGGGTGGGAACTCACCATGCCGACATGACGAAGACGACCATCGCCTACTTCTCGGCCGAATTCGGCTTACATGCCTCCGTTCCCATTTATAGCGGCGGCCTCGGCATCTTGGCCGGTGACCATTGTAAGGAGGCGAGCGATCTGGGTTTATCGCTCGTCGGTATCGGATTCATGTATCCGCAAGGCTATTTTCGCCAACGGATTACGCCGGAAGGATGGCAAGAGGCGGCCTACGCCCCGTTCAACCGTGACGAGTCGCCAGTGCATCCGGCGCTGACTCCCGCAGGAGAGCCTTGCCGGTTTGCGGTCGAGATGGGCAACCGCCGTGTGACCGCGGCGGTCTGGAAAGTATTGGTAGGGCGGATCCCGCTCTTCCTCATCGATACCGACGTGCCGGAAAACAGTCCCGAAGACCGCGCTCTTTCGGCTCGTCTGTACGGCGGCGATCAGGAAATGCGGCTGTGTCAAGAAATCTTGCTGGGCATCGGCGGCGTGCGCATGCTGCGTTCGCTCGGTATCTCACCATCAGTCTGGCATGCCAATGAAGGTCACTCAGCCTTCCTCACACTGGAGCGAGTACGCGAACTGGTCCAAAAGGGTTCATCCCACGCGGAAGCCAGCGAACTTGTCCGTCAGAGCACGGTCTTCACGACGCACACACCCGTGCCGGCCGGGCACGATGTATTCCCGCACTATCTGATGGATCGATACTTTGCAGGCTATTGGGAACAATTGAGCCTTTCGCGTGACGAATTTCTCCGACTCGGTGAAACTCCCGAGTCGCGCGGACAAGGCTTCAACATGACCGCCCTGGTCATGCGCCTGTCGGCCCACGTCAACGGCGTAAGCCGCGAGCACGGCCGCGTCACGCGCGAGATGTGGCACCACTTCTGGCCAGGGTTACCGACCGACCAGATACCGATCCGCAGCGTGACGAACGGGATTCACGCGCCGACATGGATCTCGCCGGAACTCCACCATTTGTACAGCAAATCACTCAGCCCGACCTGGACACACACCTGCGACGATCCGGCCATGTGGCAGCGGGTGATGGATATCCCAGATCATGAACTGTGGACCGTTCGACAAACAATGAAGCGGAAGCTGATGGGGTTTATCCGCGATCGAGCCAGAAACGGCTGGATGCATGGACACCTGCAGCCGTCTCAAGTCCTCACACGCGGCACGCTCCTGGATCCCGAAGCGTTGACGATCGGATTTGCCCGACGATTCGCGACCTACAAGCGGGCAACTTTACTCTTCCGAGACCTGGACCGGTTGAAGGCTCTCCTCCAAGACCGATGGAAGCCGGTGCAACTGATCTTCGCGGGAAAGGCCCACCCGGCCGATGAACCAGGGCGATACTTCATTCATGAAGTGTTGAGCTTCTGCCATGATCATAAGCTGGGAGGTCGCGTCGCATTCCTTGAAGATTACGAGATGCATATGGCGAAGTATCTCGTCCAAGGCGTCGACATTTGGTTGAACACCCCTCGATTTCCGCTGGAAGCCAGCGGTACCAGCGGAATGAAAGCCGCCCTGAACGGCGTGTTGAATCTGAGTGTTCTTGATGGATGGTGGGTCGAGGGATACAACGGGGCCAACGGCTGGGGCATCCAGCCGTTGAGCGAGCAGGCCGATCCGCAAGCTCAAGATCACCACGATACCGAACAGCTCTATCGCATGTTGGAACAAGAAGTCGTGCCGCTGTTCTATCAGCGCGATCGTGACGGCATTCCCCGAGGTTGGCTCCAAATGGTCAAAGAATGCATCCGTACCATCGCACCCCAGTTCTGCACCACGCGTATGGTGAAAGACTATGTCAGTCTGATGTACCGTGGCGCCACGGTACGCCTGCCGACGACATGGTAG
- a CDS encoding ATP-dependent helicase — translation MERDVKTYVLKRPAEEAVPRKLTINYAAALNPQQLAAVTAGDGPSLVIAGAGSGKTRTLIYRVAYLIDSGVDPSNILLLTFTRKSAQEMLERAGDLIGMSSRRVCGGTFHSVANMLLRRHGRSIGVEPGFTILDRGDAEDLIALVRSQLGLNEKDKRFPRKGTIMEIISKSENTLCSLDEIILEEFSHFADHSDDLGRLQKAYQTAKRQKQLLDYDDLLVMLRQLLLLDEAARANISRQYRYILVDEYQDTNRLQAEVIRQLAAAHQNVMVVGDDSQSIYAFRGATFKNIMDFPVLFPGTTIYKLEENYRSTQPILNLANCIIEEAAEKYTKRLFTRKIDGPLPALVEAAGENAQSRFIGQKILELREEGVPLSEVAVLFRSSFHSFDLEIELSRKGLPFIKRGGVKFIETAHVKDLLAHVRVVSNPLDTVSWHRVLMLVEGVGPKKAQDLLAAIVKAERPFDVLRGVSGRSGQGLKNLANTLESLAGSDDRQPAEQVNHIYEYYLPILKDQYDDYPKRTRDLDHLHTIAEGYHGIDEFLADLALEPPDGSAVDVEAPDRDDERLVLSTIHSAKGLEWQCVFVIWVVDGRFPSAYSFLTDDELEEERRLFYVAVTRAKRHLFLTYPINVYDRTSGMLLSRPSRFLDHVSTDLLDTLALIEEGGREDWGMARDPYY, via the coding sequence ATGGAAAGAGACGTTAAAACCTATGTGTTGAAGCGGCCTGCCGAGGAGGCCGTACCGCGCAAGTTGACCATCAACTATGCTGCGGCGTTAAACCCCCAGCAACTGGCGGCAGTAACGGCGGGCGATGGTCCTTCGCTGGTCATTGCGGGTGCTGGAAGCGGCAAGACGCGCACATTGATCTATCGCGTGGCTTATTTGATCGACTCCGGCGTGGACCCATCGAACATCCTCCTCCTCACGTTTACGAGGAAGTCGGCACAGGAAATGTTGGAGCGCGCCGGCGACCTGATCGGAATGAGCAGCCGGCGGGTCTGCGGCGGGACGTTTCACTCGGTGGCAAACATGCTGCTGCGGCGGCACGGCCGATCCATCGGTGTCGAGCCCGGGTTCACCATTCTGGATCGGGGCGATGCGGAAGACTTGATCGCTCTAGTCCGATCGCAGCTTGGTCTGAACGAAAAAGACAAGCGCTTTCCCCGCAAGGGAACGATCATGGAAATAATCAGCAAGAGCGAGAACACCCTGTGCAGTCTCGATGAGATTATTTTGGAGGAGTTCAGCCATTTCGCCGATCACTCCGATGATCTCGGGCGGCTTCAGAAAGCCTATCAAACCGCGAAGCGCCAGAAACAACTGTTGGACTACGACGATCTGTTGGTCATGCTGCGGCAGCTGCTCTTGCTGGATGAGGCGGCTCGCGCGAACATTTCCCGTCAGTATCGCTACATCCTCGTGGATGAATACCAGGATACGAATCGCTTGCAGGCCGAGGTCATTCGCCAGCTGGCGGCGGCACATCAGAATGTGATGGTGGTCGGCGATGATTCTCAATCCATCTATGCGTTCCGAGGCGCGACCTTTAAAAACATCATGGATTTTCCCGTGCTGTTTCCCGGCACGACGATCTACAAGCTTGAAGAAAACTATCGCAGCACCCAGCCGATTTTGAACTTGGCCAACTGCATTATCGAGGAAGCGGCGGAGAAGTATACGAAGCGCCTCTTCACGAGAAAGATCGACGGGCCGTTGCCGGCATTGGTCGAAGCAGCCGGAGAAAATGCGCAATCACGGTTCATTGGGCAGAAGATTCTTGAGTTGCGGGAAGAGGGAGTGCCGCTGAGCGAAGTGGCTGTGCTGTTTCGGTCGAGTTTTCATTCCTTTGACCTGGAAATCGAACTCTCGCGCAAGGGGTTACCCTTTATCAAACGCGGGGGCGTGAAGTTTATCGAAACGGCGCATGTCAAGGATTTGCTGGCCCATGTGCGAGTGGTCTCGAATCCACTTGATACGGTCAGCTGGCATCGTGTCCTCATGTTGGTGGAAGGTGTGGGACCGAAGAAGGCCCAGGACTTACTCGCTGCGATCGTGAAAGCTGAACGGCCCTTTGACGTGCTGCGTGGGGTGAGTGGCCGTTCCGGACAAGGTCTCAAGAATCTAGCCAATACCTTGGAGAGCCTGGCTGGATCGGATGACCGGCAGCCCGCTGAACAGGTCAATCACATTTACGAGTACTATCTTCCGATCCTCAAGGATCAGTACGACGACTATCCGAAGCGTACGAGAGATTTGGATCACCTCCACACGATTGCCGAGGGGTATCATGGCATCGATGAGTTTCTCGCCGATTTGGCGCTGGAGCCGCCGGATGGCAGTGCTGTGGATGTGGAGGCGCCTGATCGCGATGATGAACGGCTGGTGCTTTCGACGATTCATTCCGCAAAGGGACTGGAATGGCAGTGCGTTTTTGTGATTTGGGTGGTGGACGGTCGGTTTCCGTCCGCCTATTCCTTTCTCACGGATGACGAATTGGAAGAAGAGCGGCGGCTCTTCTATGTGGCCGTGACTCGAGCGAAGCGCCATTTGTTTTTAACGTATCCCATCAACGTGTACGACAGGACCAGCGGAATGTTGCTTTCAAGGCCTTCGAGGTTTCTGGACCATGTGTCCACGGATCTTCTCGATACACTCGCATTGATAGAGGAGGGTGGGCGAGAGGACTGGGGGATGGCACGAGACCCGTACTATTAA
- a CDS encoding HEAT repeat domain-containing protein, producing MNPLNQQAGDEPLGGVAADPTQAESPAQPDAATVGQDPVALEEEQVKDEIDIQIDLLNDPDWVVRREAIITLGEMGDERCVAPLTRALRDGDWQVREVAIEALSQVGSPAVDTLLKLLRDWEVRKYAIAALGKIRDERVLDPLMLQLRNDEFKDDAIEALVQLGRPSVEKLIVALRDKDENVRKSAVLALGRIKSGEAIDPLIEMLGDKDWFTRLTAAAALESIGDERGREAIKPLLKDPDMVVKMRVERILAKWKKQPISQPANA from the coding sequence ATGAATCCTCTCAACCAGCAGGCCGGTGATGAGCCACTCGGTGGCGTTGCCGCCGATCCGACCCAGGCTGAATCACCTGCCCAGCCTGACGCGGCCACCGTCGGCCAGGATCCTGTTGCGCTTGAAGAAGAGCAGGTCAAAGATGAGATCGATATTCAGATCGACCTCCTGAACGATCCTGACTGGGTGGTCCGCCGAGAAGCTATCATCACACTCGGCGAGATGGGTGACGAGCGTTGTGTGGCGCCATTGACCCGCGCGTTGCGCGACGGTGATTGGCAGGTCCGAGAAGTTGCGATTGAAGCATTGAGTCAGGTGGGCTCTCCCGCCGTCGACACACTCCTCAAATTGCTCCGTGACTGGGAAGTGCGCAAGTATGCCATTGCTGCGCTCGGCAAAATCCGCGATGAACGCGTGCTCGATCCTCTGATGCTCCAACTTCGGAACGATGAGTTTAAGGATGATGCCATCGAGGCCTTGGTCCAACTGGGTCGGCCGTCCGTTGAGAAGTTGATTGTGGCGCTTCGCGACAAGGATGAAAATGTCCGCAAGAGCGCAGTGCTCGCGTTGGGAAGGATTAAGAGCGGCGAAGCCATCGATCCGTTGATTGAAATGCTTGGCGATAAAGACTGGTTCACGCGGTTGACGGCGGCTGCCGCCTTGGAATCGATCGGCGACGAACGAGGCCGCGAAGCGATCAAGCCGCTGCTCAAGGATCCCGATATGGTGGTCAAGATGCGGGTGGAACGCATTTTGGCGAAGTGGAAGAAACAGCCGATCTCTCAACCGGCCAATGCCTGA
- a CDS encoding HEAT repeat domain-containing protein → MVARFDVAARRHREHPGVDPLRTRLVRGVLLLSLITTPLYAASAETPAAVETKAEALFKAGDYPAVTALFRELPPDARPSRQFLRLSLLSYVRTGRTDEALAIYGKLNQPGQAYDSSLLRPLALSVITSHVRDRKEHVRIAAYSALADLGLPETAALLEDGLLDTSIVVRARAAEAIGKAGLAAKSGALRRALRDEMPTVRIAAMTALGEANAADVRQRLLDVARTEDGPEAIFAYAALFKLGHSEKLDDITSAATLPDAESRMAALGVLGRLKRPASLAVLGQAVYDPDPSVRAFAAGALGEFGSPGGVAPLTHAIGDEMAMVRGVAAASLGKLGIKENRPLLMALTRDPNFHVRANAAEGLLRLGEASAITLASDLARHPDPSIRGAAAQALSASSDEQALTVLQTLLQDQQPLPRLMAAKALRKGSDHAVPALVRGLHDSDEAVQIAAANSLLQQFGRLNPSTRRR, encoded by the coding sequence ATGGTAGCTCGGTTCGACGTTGCAGCTCGGCGTCACCGAGAGCATCCAGGGGTCGACCCACTCCGGACCCGGCTGGTACGAGGCGTGCTCCTTCTCAGTCTCATCACAACCCCTCTCTATGCCGCCTCGGCAGAAACTCCTGCCGCGGTCGAAACGAAAGCTGAGGCGCTTTTCAAAGCCGGTGACTACCCAGCCGTCACGGCTCTCTTCCGAGAGCTGCCACCTGATGCCAGGCCGTCGCGACAGTTCCTCCGCCTTTCCCTGTTGAGCTATGTCCGCACTGGGCGGACAGATGAAGCGCTCGCTATTTATGGGAAGTTGAACCAGCCGGGACAGGCTTACGACTCTTCGCTCCTTCGTCCCTTGGCGCTCAGCGTAATTACCAGCCATGTTCGGGACCGGAAAGAGCATGTTCGTATCGCAGCCTATTCGGCATTGGCGGACTTGGGCCTGCCGGAGACCGCAGCGTTGTTAGAGGATGGCTTGCTTGACACCTCGATAGTCGTACGGGCGCGCGCGGCAGAGGCGATCGGGAAAGCCGGACTTGCCGCGAAGTCCGGCGCGTTGCGCCGCGCGCTGCGTGATGAGATGCCGACCGTCCGCATCGCCGCGATGACCGCATTGGGAGAAGCGAACGCCGCCGATGTTCGGCAACGGTTGCTCGACGTTGCGCGCACTGAAGACGGACCTGAAGCCATTTTCGCGTACGCAGCCCTGTTCAAACTGGGCCATTCCGAGAAGCTGGACGACATCACCAGCGCGGCCACGTTACCGGATGCGGAATCGAGAATGGCGGCATTGGGTGTCTTGGGGCGCCTGAAGCGCCCGGCGAGTCTGGCGGTCCTTGGCCAAGCTGTGTATGATCCCGATCCATCCGTGCGTGCCTTCGCTGCCGGAGCGTTGGGAGAATTCGGTTCCCCCGGCGGTGTGGCCCCGTTGACGCATGCAATCGGGGACGAAATGGCGATGGTTCGCGGCGTGGCCGCGGCAAGTCTGGGGAAACTCGGGATCAAGGAAAACCGGCCTCTGCTGATGGCGCTCACCAGGGATCCGAATTTTCACGTCCGTGCCAATGCCGCAGAAGGGCTGCTGCGCCTCGGAGAGGCCTCGGCGATTACTCTCGCATCCGATCTGGCCCGGCACCCCGACCCTTCCATTCGCGGCGCCGCAGCGCAGGCCTTGAGCGCATCCTCGGACGAACAAGCGCTGACGGTTCTACAAACCCTGCTGCAGGATCAGCAGCCGCTTCCTCGCCTCATGGCCGCCAAGGCCTTGCGAAAAGGCAGTGACCACGCGGTTCCCGCACTGGTGAGAGGGTTACACGACTCCGATGAAGCCGTGCAAATCGCTGCGGCGAACAGTCTGTTACAACAGTTCGGCCGGCTGAACCCATCAACACGTCGCCGCTGA
- a CDS encoding DUF4112 domain-containing protein yields MEFSPAQDAESEPRVKVLPRDEAREDLLAIADMLAKALDTTIKIPGTSIYLGLDPLLGLIPGIGDMLANLIGTIILALATRLQLPRIVLARMSLNLLLNGTVGAVPIVGDLFSVWFRSHARNAALLREAAMKPGRETHTDWFYVVGIIGGTVALLMFLIVFVVWLVIKLWAMMSL; encoded by the coding sequence ATGGAATTCAGTCCAGCGCAGGATGCGGAGTCGGAGCCTCGCGTAAAGGTGTTGCCGCGTGATGAGGCGCGCGAAGACCTGCTCGCGATTGCGGACATGCTTGCCAAGGCGCTGGATACCACGATCAAGATTCCAGGAACGTCGATCTATTTAGGACTCGATCCGCTCTTGGGACTCATTCCCGGAATCGGCGACATGTTGGCCAATCTCATCGGCACGATCATCCTCGCGCTGGCGACGCGTTTGCAACTGCCGCGCATCGTGCTGGCCCGCATGAGTCTCAATTTATTGCTCAACGGTACGGTGGGGGCGGTTCCGATTGTCGGAGATCTGTTCTCGGTTTGGTTCCGAAGTCACGCGAGGAATGCCGCGCTGCTTCGCGAGGCTGCGATGAAACCGGGCCGTGAGACCCATACCGATTGGTTCTATGTGGTCGGAATTATCGGAGGTACGGTGGCACTGCTGATGTTCCTGATTGTCTTCGTGGTTTGGCTGGTGATCAAGTTGTGGGCAATGATGTCGCTGTGA
- a CDS encoding ABC transporter permease subunit: MTPVQAVIAKELRGYFVSPIVYVVGAVFLLIFGLLSYLYVGFAGAQAIQLMQMQGGMAQINLNDLVFRNLFASMRIVLLLILPILTMRLFAEERKLRTFEFLMTSPIRINEIVIAKFVSVFLVYLGLLGLTVLVPTVLMLFSDFDWNPIWTGYLGMVLLGALFLSVGVFASALTENQIVAAFVSFGMLLTIWLISGLGSLFGDTPAGRIISYVSFMEHYERLVRGLIDTSDLVYFGSGLALMLFLTHRVVESTRWK; the protein is encoded by the coding sequence ATGACCCCGGTGCAGGCCGTCATCGCCAAGGAACTGCGTGGGTATTTCGTATCCCCCATTGTCTACGTGGTGGGGGCCGTCTTTTTACTAATTTTTGGACTACTCTCATATCTGTATGTCGGATTTGCCGGGGCGCAAGCCATCCAATTGATGCAGATGCAGGGAGGGATGGCCCAGATTAACTTGAACGATCTGGTCTTTCGAAATCTCTTCGCCAGCATGCGTATCGTCCTCCTGCTCATTCTGCCTATTCTCACCATGCGATTGTTCGCGGAAGAGCGCAAGCTTCGGACGTTTGAGTTCCTGATGACGTCGCCCATCAGGATCAATGAGATAGTCATCGCCAAGTTCGTCAGTGTCTTTCTGGTGTATCTCGGCCTCTTGGGACTAACCGTGCTGGTCCCGACTGTATTGATGCTGTTCAGCGATTTCGATTGGAACCCCATCTGGACCGGCTATCTGGGGATGGTGCTGCTGGGAGCCCTCTTTCTTTCCGTAGGAGTGTTTGCGTCGGCGTTGACGGAGAACCAGATCGTCGCCGCCTTTGTCAGCTTCGGCATGCTGCTGACGATCTGGTTGATCTCCGGGTTAGGCAGCCTCTTCGGCGACACCCCTGCAGGCCGAATCATCTCGTATGTCTCCTTCATGGAGCACTATGAGCGTCTGGTGCGGGGACTCATCGACACAAGCGATCTCGTGTATTTCGGAAGTGGACTGGCGCTCATGCTGTTCCTCACACATCGAGTCGTGGAATCGACACGCTGGAAATGA